In the Leptospira limi genome, one interval contains:
- a CDS encoding PDC sensor domain-containing protein, with amino-acid sequence MKSLKYTFTLWSVLLIVFLATLISIATYILGSRKISDHFKIQMKTVVKIVAMEIDNFLISHGNIAETLAHDIRTIQSIRKGKPIASTFYQEIHKRYGIYENIFIFPNIENPTVIADSISGKTHGYGSISLERDDLLMYRNSAVMEKVAIGKAKKSPITGETVIVLATSIRDQGGIIRKNNISIFQYSFIIRTNVEYP; translated from the coding sequence ATGAAAAGTTTAAAGTATACCTTTACCCTTTGGAGTGTTCTTCTCATTGTATTTTTAGCGACTCTCATATCGATCGCAACTTACATTTTAGGGAGTCGTAAAATCTCAGATCATTTTAAAATACAAATGAAAACAGTAGTTAAAATCGTTGCGATGGAGATCGACAACTTCTTGATTTCACATGGAAATATCGCAGAGACACTAGCACATGATATACGAACGATCCAATCCATACGCAAAGGAAAACCCATAGCCAGTACTTTCTATCAAGAAATTCATAAACGGTATGGAATATATGAAAATATTTTTATTTTCCCTAATATTGAGAATCCAACTGTGATAGCTGATTCAATTTCTGGCAAAACACATGGATATGGTTCTATATCATTGGAACGGGATGACTTATTAATGTATCGTAATTCTGCTGTTATGGAGAAAGTTGCCATAGGCAAGGCAAAAAAATCGCCTATCACGGGAGAAACTGTAATTGTATTAGCAACATCCATTCGAGATCAGGGAGGAATCATTAGAAAAAATAACATCTCAATTTTCCAATATTCTTTCATCATCAGAACAAATGTCGAATATCCTTGA
- a CDS encoding fibronectin type III domain-containing protein, producing the protein MRIIVFKSLLCGIVFNLFGCIGFIDQIFNVDKSSTSELRSVLGLLGSGTSVGGGDADSSGTTLKSTDGLFTVYIPPDAMNEKQTFEIKKYSVSSDALPGHYIPTTSIYEITPSYRFSKDITISLSLENHTIQSLNLKKSKSLGFSFSSSSESDDSARFPGWAGHFSRVEGDNLMITSRTFSLFGGGTPPVGNGAPDILGAFYYFKPGCSFLPYRVRAQVIEPDGESMTVSLMVGRPGASLNSLPMEREGMTNWYAANIPYESMSSTGITFQIVAVDSNGLVTTRPGSGIFNYPTDSGIPAYISGYDNDRDNDGLNDAWEVDHGFNPNNPSNPTVGMFPDTDGDGIPNSDDQTPNGETNPPIDQISVYPSLVTMDTGESQVFAVNASYLGQLRYVNPSFSTTGSGWSGSPVGNLVNGVFTANLPGAAGVVATIGSLNATATVVVRDSIAPSSITNLSAQTLSSNRIRLTWTSPGNDGSAGYASAYEIRRSTSIISNDVTCSSAIAVAHNLVPKLAGGSEIYDVNGLTPNTQYYFCVRAYDSRGNRNIWNNTVSATTMLAPDTVAPSGVTAFSATALNSESIQLNFNATGDDGSNGAASSYEIRRSTSPIPDDNACDLASIVPNQISPVLALSPITFVVSGLSHNTVYHFCIRGYDDVGNRSIWSGVLTATTPYRNQPPTVNPGQLQYVYNGETVSLNGSGSSDPDAAFCGVNPSSYSIQWSFANKPPTSNLVDSSILNRNQFIASFSPDVPGDYILRLSFTDTVGSCSGISETRIGEVVISVSNVGIWPGLMFVDNKTFVDGNKLYVYGYNKNDGKYYFFVTDGTPGSQIPLTQFDTTGGSIFEIEKVGNMIFFTNNSPTYGKEVWKTDGSIAGTSIVKDANPGVANHDPYIFFSNGTNLFYGGRSAAEGIELWKSDGTASGTNLLFDIYPGSSNGMAGGIWTKPVLMGGINYFTANNGQIELWRTDGTPSGTYMVSDIGGGSASVPQSLTVIGNVLYFNAYHPSYGRELWKTDGTGAGTSLVADLNSDNSGNYAGPEGIVTLGDLLLFILKTPTYGWELWKSDGTLNGTSIIKDANSGSAHGFNSINLNKVGSLIYYTANDGVNGDELWVSDGTTSGTMMLKDIKPGASGSINYSKMVPGIANTVYFTADNGVNGTEVWTSNGTQSGTKLLADGNGLSSSSNPNQLIYHNGYLLFQGTDRYGVWQQFYVRP; encoded by the coding sequence ATGCGAATAATAGTTTTTAAATCTTTGTTATGTGGAATTGTATTTAACCTATTTGGTTGTATTGGATTTATAGATCAAATTTTTAATGTAGATAAATCTTCTACGTCGGAATTGAGGAGTGTGCTAGGACTGTTAGGTTCTGGGACTTCCGTTGGTGGTGGTGATGCAGATTCATCTGGAACCACTCTAAAATCTACTGATGGTTTGTTTACCGTTTATATTCCTCCGGATGCAATGAATGAAAAACAAACTTTTGAGATTAAAAAGTATTCAGTGTCTTCGGATGCGTTGCCTGGACATTATATACCTACCACATCAATATATGAAATTACTCCTTCTTATCGTTTTTCTAAAGATATTACGATTTCCTTATCTTTAGAGAATCATACAATCCAATCTTTAAATCTAAAGAAATCGAAGAGTCTTGGTTTTTCTTTCAGTTCGAGTTCTGAATCTGATGATTCAGCTCGATTCCCTGGTTGGGCTGGTCATTTCTCCCGCGTTGAAGGTGACAATTTAATGATTACTAGCCGCACCTTTTCCCTCTTCGGTGGTGGAACACCACCTGTTGGCAATGGTGCACCAGATATTTTAGGTGCGTTTTATTACTTTAAACCAGGTTGTTCTTTTTTACCTTACAGAGTCAGAGCTCAGGTTATTGAACCTGATGGAGAGAGTATGACAGTAAGTTTGATGGTTGGTCGTCCTGGTGCTAGCCTCAATAGTTTGCCTATGGAAAGAGAAGGAATGACCAATTGGTATGCTGCTAATATTCCCTATGAATCGATGAGTTCTACTGGAATTACATTTCAAATTGTAGCTGTAGATTCGAATGGCCTCGTGACAACGCGACCAGGAAGTGGTATTTTTAATTATCCAACTGATTCAGGAATTCCTGCATATATTTCGGGTTATGATAATGACCGTGATAATGATGGCCTTAATGATGCATGGGAAGTGGATCATGGATTTAATCCAAATAATCCATCGAACCCAACCGTTGGTATGTTTCCCGACACTGACGGAGATGGAATACCAAATTCAGATGATCAAACACCTAACGGTGAGACGAATCCCCCAATTGATCAAATCTCAGTGTATCCATCATTGGTGACGATGGATACTGGTGAATCACAAGTATTTGCCGTAAATGCAAGTTATCTTGGTCAGCTAAGATATGTGAATCCAAGTTTTTCAACCACTGGAAGTGGATGGAGTGGATCACCAGTTGGAAACCTAGTGAACGGAGTCTTTACAGCTAATTTACCAGGTGCTGCGGGGGTAGTGGCAACAATCGGATCATTAAATGCGACAGCAACTGTAGTTGTCAGAGATTCCATTGCTCCTTCGAGTATTACAAATTTATCTGCACAGACATTATCATCGAATAGGATCAGACTGACTTGGACTTCTCCCGGAAATGATGGAAGTGCAGGATATGCATCTGCTTATGAAATCCGTCGATCCACATCAATCATCTCGAATGATGTTACATGTAGTTCAGCAATTGCAGTTGCTCATAATTTAGTTCCTAAATTAGCTGGTGGTTCTGAAATTTACGACGTAAATGGACTCACACCCAATACCCAGTATTATTTTTGTGTAAGGGCCTATGATAGTCGAGGAAATCGTAATATTTGGAATAACACTGTATCGGCTACAACTATGTTGGCACCCGATACGGTTGCTCCATCTGGTGTTACTGCATTCAGTGCAACAGCTTTAAACTCTGAATCCATTCAACTCAATTTTAATGCAACGGGTGATGATGGATCGAATGGTGCGGCAAGTTCTTATGAGATCAGGCGTTCTACTAGTCCAATCCCAGATGATAATGCATGCGATTTAGCCTCTATAGTTCCGAATCAGATTAGTCCTGTTTTAGCTTTAAGTCCAATTACATTTGTTGTATCTGGGTTATCTCATAATACCGTATATCATTTTTGCATTCGAGGTTATGATGATGTCGGAAATCGTTCCATATGGTCAGGTGTATTGACAGCAACTACTCCGTATCGAAATCAACCACCAACTGTTAACCCAGGTCAATTGCAGTATGTATATAATGGAGAAACGGTAAGTCTGAATGGAAGTGGTTCATCGGATCCAGACGCTGCTTTCTGCGGTGTTAATCCAAGTTCATACTCGATTCAATGGAGTTTTGCGAATAAACCTCCAACTTCAAACCTAGTTGATTCTTCGATACTAAATCGAAATCAATTCATAGCTTCCTTTTCCCCTGATGTACCTGGAGATTATATTTTACGATTATCTTTTACTGATACAGTCGGTTCATGTTCCGGAATTTCGGAAACAAGAATTGGAGAGGTAGTAATTTCGGTTTCTAATGTTGGGATATGGCCAGGACTTATGTTTGTGGATAACAAAACGTTTGTAGATGGTAACAAATTGTATGTCTACGGTTATAACAAAAACGATGGAAAATACTATTTTTTCGTAACTGATGGTACACCTGGTTCTCAAATACCTTTAACGCAGTTTGATACAACTGGCGGATCAATTTTTGAAATTGAGAAAGTTGGAAACATGATTTTTTTCACAAATAATTCCCCTACCTATGGGAAAGAAGTTTGGAAAACAGACGGATCGATAGCGGGAACTTCTATAGTCAAAGATGCAAATCCAGGAGTTGCGAATCACGATCCTTATATCTTTTTTTCCAATGGGACAAATTTGTTTTATGGGGGGAGATCGGCAGCAGAAGGGATTGAGTTATGGAAGTCGGATGGAACTGCTTCGGGAACAAATCTTCTTTTTGATATTTACCCAGGTTCATCGAATGGAATGGCAGGTGGAATTTGGACCAAACCTGTCTTGATGGGTGGTATAAATTATTTTACAGCTAACAACGGTCAAATAGAACTTTGGAGAACCGATGGAACTCCTTCTGGAACCTATATGGTATCTGATATTGGCGGGGGTAGTGCCTCGGTCCCTCAAAGTTTGACTGTAATTGGAAATGTTTTGTATTTCAATGCTTATCATCCATCGTATGGACGTGAACTTTGGAAAACAGATGGAACAGGTGCAGGTACTTCATTAGTTGCAGACTTAAACTCGGACAATTCAGGAAACTATGCTGGTCCAGAAGGTATTGTTACATTAGGTGACCTTTTGTTATTTATCTTGAAAACTCCGACTTATGGTTGGGAACTATGGAAATCTGATGGCACGTTAAATGGAACTTCCATTATCAAAGATGCTAATTCTGGGAGTGCCCATGGATTTAACTCCATTAATCTTAACAAGGTAGGTTCACTCATTTATTATACTGCAAATGATGGAGTGAATGGAGATGAGTTGTGGGTAAGTGATGGCACTACATCTGGAACAATGATGTTAAAGGATATTAAACCTGGCGCCAGCGGTTCCATCAATTATTCGAAAATGGTTCCGGGGATTGCTAATACGGTTTATTTTACAGCAGATAATGGTGTAAATGGCACAGAAGTTTGGACATCCAACGGTACCCAAAGTGGTACAAAGTTGTTGGCTGATGGTAATGGATTGTCGTCAAGTTCTAATCCAAATCAACTGATCTATCACAATGGTTACCTTTTGTTTCAGGGAACTGATCGATATGGGGTATGGCAACAGTTTTACGTTAGACCTTAA
- a CDS encoding methyl-accepting chemotaxis protein — MSNILEMIHEIADQTQLLSLNASLEAARAGEAGNGFRVVASEIGKLSERTTDSLKSITKILITNQKEVIQGTDGTKLSINRIKLIISDIETMTQNMKNLYELTKNQEPLQSRS, encoded by the coding sequence ATGTCGAATATCCTTGAAATGATACATGAAATTGCAGACCAGACACAACTACTTTCGCTAAATGCATCCTTGGAGGCTGCTCGCGCTGGAGAGGCCGGGAATGGGTTTCGAGTTGTGGCTTCTGAAATTGGAAAGTTGTCAGAACGAACCACAGATTCGCTTAAATCCATTACAAAAATTTTAATAACTAACCAAAAGGAAGTTATACAAGGAACTGATGGAACAAAATTATCAATCAACAGAATTAAATTGATCATTTCTGACATTGAAACAATGACTCAGAACATGAAAAACTTATACGAACTTACAAAAAACCAAGAGCCACTCCAATCGCGAAGTTGA
- a CDS encoding hybrid sensor histidine kinase/response regulator: MPKNSLKFSFTVWSIGLILFLTVSISVLTYFLGSQKVSEHFQTQMKTVVKIVSMEIDDYFISHANIAQTLALDERTIQSIRKKEPIASSLFKQMHTRYGMYENIFIFGKNENLKVIADALSGKTLGYGSDPEQKEDLQRYYASALFEKVAIAKAKRSPITGDTVVVLSTLIRDQGKVIGTLCIALSLNRITDKLISRIQMGKEGYVFVAEEDGPILAHKMKELILDFDISKAEFGKEIMEMKSEEIGNITFKGEPRYLMVQRLKQWKMMVVAIQPLKEIHNSLKSLLSGIVCIAIIVISLSIFLVYRIANQKLSPLGKIETTYRDEIRLMSDDLNKFIHSVSKSIEKVEIISEEVSDSATELSKTAESLFNFQNKENSKVKALFDGESDLDHKLKYFNEDMRKFYNKINNLTGSVKAIEREIQIAVTRSNYISLEVIKGENQLKQTQKLETLGQIAGGVAHDFNNILAIISGNLELIQRRNPNPDPLFIKKIESAMGAVERGSQLTQKLLSFARKQIVSPNEVEINQVISNMEEMLKPVIGKHIDLKIQLYKIPLRVFLDPFDLETSILNLVINARDAMENTGVIEIRINKVKKNSLSDLTNVTQLAEHYVEISVTDTGRGMSREIMDRIYEPFFTTKPVGQGTGLGLSMLFTFVNQFNGFVKVNSEINVGSCFRVYFPLLENIASFREEIELSAKRENPTKYKGKVLLVDDEIEILEIAKDLLSDMGFTVQCVTSGDEAKILLELNNYDILISDVMMPGKIDGLKLAEIAQTKHKDLKIILTSGFPGDLRKREYIDLDKYHFMNKPYRAAQLENTIKEVLESSNEHS; encoded by the coding sequence ATGCCAAAAAATAGTCTAAAATTCTCTTTTACAGTTTGGAGTATCGGACTGATACTATTTCTAACTGTTTCTATATCTGTTTTGACATATTTTCTCGGTAGCCAAAAAGTTTCGGAACATTTTCAAACACAGATGAAAACAGTTGTGAAAATTGTTTCTATGGAAATCGATGATTATTTTATTTCCCATGCCAATATAGCACAGACACTCGCACTAGACGAAAGAACAATTCAGTCCATACGAAAAAAAGAACCAATTGCAAGTTCTTTATTTAAGCAAATGCACACTCGATATGGAATGTATGAAAATATATTCATATTTGGAAAAAATGAAAATTTAAAAGTAATCGCTGATGCACTTTCCGGGAAGACTCTTGGTTACGGATCGGATCCAGAACAAAAGGAGGATCTCCAAAGATACTATGCCTCTGCCTTGTTTGAAAAAGTAGCTATTGCAAAAGCAAAGAGATCACCTATTACAGGTGATACGGTTGTAGTCTTATCAACCTTAATTCGAGATCAAGGAAAAGTGATCGGAACCCTTTGTATTGCACTTTCTCTCAATCGTATCACCGACAAACTCATTTCACGAATTCAAATGGGAAAAGAAGGATACGTCTTTGTTGCGGAAGAAGATGGTCCGATTCTTGCGCACAAAATGAAAGAACTGATTTTGGATTTTGACATCTCAAAGGCAGAATTCGGTAAAGAAATTATGGAAATGAAATCAGAGGAGATTGGAAATATTACCTTCAAAGGTGAGCCAAGGTATCTGATGGTCCAAAGATTAAAACAGTGGAAAATGATGGTCGTAGCCATTCAGCCATTAAAAGAGATCCACAACTCGTTAAAAAGTTTACTTTCAGGGATTGTCTGTATTGCGATAATCGTGATTTCTCTCTCAATTTTCCTAGTCTATCGAATCGCTAATCAAAAATTAAGCCCGTTAGGAAAAATTGAAACTACTTATCGAGATGAGATAAGGTTAATGAGTGATGATTTGAATAAGTTCATTCATTCTGTATCAAAATCGATTGAGAAAGTGGAAATTATTTCAGAAGAAGTTTCGGATTCAGCAACTGAACTGAGCAAAACTGCCGAATCATTATTTAATTTCCAAAACAAGGAAAATTCCAAAGTTAAGGCACTATTTGATGGTGAAAGTGACCTTGATCATAAACTAAAATATTTTAATGAAGACATGCGCAAATTTTATAACAAAATAAATAATCTTACCGGAAGTGTAAAAGCAATTGAAAGAGAGATTCAAATTGCAGTTACAAGATCAAATTATATTTCATTAGAGGTAATTAAAGGAGAAAACCAACTCAAACAAACACAAAAACTTGAAACGTTAGGTCAAATCGCTGGTGGAGTTGCTCATGACTTTAATAATATATTGGCTATAATAAGTGGAAATCTTGAATTGATACAAAGAAGAAATCCCAATCCAGATCCTTTGTTTATCAAAAAGATAGAAAGCGCAATGGGAGCTGTAGAAAGAGGATCTCAACTCACACAAAAACTTCTTTCTTTTGCAAGAAAACAAATCGTCTCACCTAACGAAGTTGAAATCAACCAGGTTATTTCTAACATGGAAGAAATGCTAAAACCAGTCATCGGCAAGCATATTGACTTAAAAATCCAACTTTATAAAATCCCTTTGCGTGTCTTTCTTGATCCCTTTGATCTAGAAACATCAATCTTAAACCTTGTCATCAATGCGAGAGATGCTATGGAAAATACAGGCGTAATTGAAATTAGAATAAACAAAGTAAAAAAGAATTCTCTTTCAGATTTAACAAATGTTACGCAGTTAGCAGAACATTATGTAGAAATATCTGTCACAGACACGGGTAGAGGAATGAGTCGTGAAATCATGGATCGAATTTATGAGCCTTTTTTTACCACAAAACCCGTGGGCCAAGGTACTGGTCTTGGCTTATCCATGCTTTTTACATTTGTAAATCAATTCAATGGATTTGTAAAAGTGAATAGTGAAATTAATGTTGGTTCCTGTTTCCGAGTCTACTTCCCTTTACTTGAAAATATAGCTTCATTCAGAGAGGAAATTGAATTAAGTGCCAAAAGGGAGAACCCAACAAAATACAAAGGAAAGGTTCTATTGGTAGATGATGAGATTGAAATTCTTGAAATCGCAAAAGATTTACTTAGTGATATGGGATTCACTGTCCAATGCGTCACCTCTGGCGATGAAGCAAAAATATTATTAGAATTAAATAATTATGATATATTGATAAGTGACGTTATGATGCCTGGAAAAATCGATGGCTTAAAACTGGCAGAGATTGCCCAAACTAAACACAAAGATTTAAAAATAATTTTAACCTCAGGGTTTCCTGGTGATTTAAGGAAAAGAGAATATATAGATTTAGATAAATACCATTTCATGAACAAACCATACCGAGCAGCACAATTGGAAAACACAATTAAAGAAGTTTTGGAGTCTTCAAATGAACACAGTTAA
- a CDS encoding EAL domain-containing response regulator — MNTVNKRVTKALILDDNLEMTSFLSEVLQDANISEIISLTESTKLYKIYNDSIDLIVLDLFMPDMDGIEILRFLGEKKSKASIILMSGYNQAVLSSAERIAKAYGLNVIGTVSKPINMETILILIENRNKTLNHFQNDNSKELLFTKEEILIGIKNRELVLYYQPQIHLQSKKLIGFEALVRWNHPTHGIIFPDQFLPVLAKHNLSAELTKYLIAEACSFFGLLNKTGFRYRVSINISVFDLIDSSLPDAMLKLIEKNNLNPNQIVLELVEIGKIDNAPQKLEILTRICMKGIGLSIDDFGTGYSSLDQLTKAPFSELKIDKGFVFNLLKNENSLKIIESTVHLSKKLKMDIVAEGIENKETRNLLQNLGIEIGQGYYFSLPLPEANVIQYINDFKYEEVDVLN, encoded by the coding sequence ATGAACACAGTTAATAAAAGAGTCACTAAAGCCCTCATCCTAGATGATAATTTAGAGATGACTTCATTTTTATCTGAAGTGCTACAGGATGCCAATATATCTGAAATAATTTCCCTAACTGAATCTACCAAACTATATAAAATATACAATGATTCGATCGATTTAATTGTTTTAGATCTATTTATGCCAGATATGGATGGAATTGAAATATTACGTTTCTTAGGTGAAAAAAAATCTAAAGCTTCAATTATACTTATGAGCGGTTATAACCAAGCAGTATTGAGCAGTGCTGAGCGAATTGCAAAAGCTTACGGTTTAAATGTTATCGGAACTGTCTCCAAACCTATTAATATGGAAACTATATTAATTCTTATAGAAAACAGAAATAAAACTCTAAATCATTTCCAAAATGATAATTCAAAAGAACTTCTATTTACAAAGGAAGAAATTTTAATAGGAATTAAAAATAGAGAATTAGTATTGTATTACCAACCTCAAATCCATCTACAATCTAAAAAGTTAATTGGGTTTGAGGCATTAGTTAGGTGGAATCACCCAACTCACGGTATTATTTTTCCCGATCAATTTTTACCCGTTTTAGCGAAGCACAATCTTTCCGCTGAATTGACAAAGTATTTAATTGCGGAAGCATGTTCTTTTTTCGGACTATTAAATAAAACGGGATTCCGATATCGAGTTTCCATAAATATTTCGGTTTTTGATTTAATTGATAGCTCTTTACCTGATGCCATGTTAAAACTAATCGAAAAAAATAATTTAAATCCTAATCAAATTGTCCTTGAACTAGTTGAAATAGGAAAAATAGATAATGCTCCTCAAAAGCTAGAAATTCTTACCAGAATTTGTATGAAAGGAATCGGTCTTTCTATCGATGATTTTGGAACCGGTTATTCTTCACTTGACCAACTAACAAAAGCTCCGTTTTCTGAGCTTAAGATAGATAAAGGATTCGTATTCAATTTATTAAAAAATGAAAATTCTCTAAAAATAATAGAGTCAACAGTTCATTTGTCTAAGAAATTGAAGATGGATATTGTTGCAGAAGGTATAGAAAATAAAGAAACAAGAAATCTTCTTCAAAACCTAGGAATCGAAATTGGACAAGGATATTACTTTAGTCTCCCATTACCGGAAGCTAACGTGATCCAATATATCAATGATTTTAAGTATGAAGAAGTGGATGTTTTGAACTAA
- a CDS encoding AgmX/PglI C-terminal domain-containing protein, producing MKKQIPYQKEIILVTITTLILSILYFLFLRPNSNGNQFTPPSMEVDKKGLSPYHKREVNFTITKHKRKIQICYNLYLETNPKIEEGKIQFDWQIEPNGFPTKVELIQSDFTSDTLIGCIQNEIKSWEFPPPPDRSRNTYAEYTFFFKKEVVNIPKSF from the coding sequence ATGAAAAAACAGATTCCCTATCAAAAAGAAATCATTCTTGTCACAATAACTACCCTTATCTTAAGCATTTTGTATTTTCTTTTCCTTCGACCAAACTCAAATGGAAATCAATTCACGCCACCCTCAATGGAAGTGGATAAAAAAGGTCTCTCACCTTACCACAAACGAGAAGTGAATTTTACCATCACCAAACACAAACGGAAAATTCAAATTTGTTACAATTTATACTTAGAAACAAATCCTAAAATCGAAGAAGGCAAAATCCAATTCGATTGGCAAATCGAACCCAATGGATTTCCTACAAAAGTGGAACTCATCCAATCCGATTTTACATCTGATACCCTCATCGGTTGTATTCAAAATGAAATCAAGTCTTGGGAATTTCCTCCTCCGCCTGATAGGTCACGTAATACTTATGCAGAATATACTTTTTTCTTTAAAAAAGAAGTGGTGAACATTCCTAAATCATTTTGA
- a CDS encoding Crp/Fnr family transcriptional regulator, translating to MLDIPLIAEMKSKIPNMEKNWHRYEKFFIHKQVPAKTILVEKGEKSKCLFIVKQGVLRAAFEGKGKSSTIAFFCDNRIFVNPEDFSTQRLHEKFFLESILPTDLYILEEANAAIIYRENPEVKDFVIQHLIGRLFNYIDLFLSRIHYKPEERYLNLIEENPRLIQNIPQHYIASYLGVTTVSLSRIRQRVWKIVEKKGNIKTQNLITENKLLRTPHP from the coding sequence ATGTTAGATATTCCGTTAATCGCTGAAATGAAGTCGAAAATCCCAAATATGGAAAAGAACTGGCATAGATATGAAAAGTTTTTCATTCATAAGCAGGTTCCCGCAAAAACAATATTGGTTGAAAAAGGTGAAAAATCGAAATGTTTATTCATCGTCAAACAAGGTGTTCTTCGAGCGGCATTTGAAGGAAAGGGCAAAAGTTCAACAATAGCCTTCTTTTGCGATAATCGGATTTTCGTTAATCCTGAAGATTTTAGCACACAGAGACTACATGAAAAGTTTTTTCTAGAATCAATTTTGCCAACTGATTTATATATCTTAGAAGAAGCGAATGCGGCCATCATCTATCGAGAGAACCCAGAAGTAAAAGATTTTGTAATTCAACATTTAATTGGAAGATTATTCAATTACATAGATTTATTTTTATCGCGTATCCATTATAAGCCTGAGGAAAGATATCTTAATTTAATTGAAGAAAATCCAAGATTAATCCAAAATATTCCTCAACATTATATTGCTTCGTACTTAGGTGTAACAACGGTTTCACTCAGTCGGATCAGACAACGTGTATGGAAAATTGTCGAAAAAAAAGGAAATATAAAAACTCAAAATCTAATTACTGAAAACAAACTTCTCAGAACACCCCATCCATAG